One bacterium DNA window includes the following coding sequences:
- a CDS encoding dihydrofolate reductase, whose protein sequence is MPNHVFIAASLDGFIAKTNGSLDWLDRIENPDHDDFGYDEFLKKIDAIVMGRGTYDFVKNITPWPYKKPVYVLSRSMSPQTLPNQITITDRSPLELQQELNRMGYRNLYVDGGKTIQSFMRENLIDEWTITRVPILLGAGIPLFDNTLEKETSLVHIATRIFSNGLVQSTYKKQ, encoded by the coding sequence ATGCCTAATCATGTTTTCATCGCGGCAAGCCTTGACGGTTTTATTGCCAAAACCAACGGGTCTCTAGATTGGCTTGATCGTATCGAAAATCCGGATCATGATGATTTCGGTTACGATGAATTTCTGAAAAAGATAGATGCGATCGTGATGGGGCGGGGCACCTATGACTTTGTAAAAAACATTACACCTTGGCCCTACAAAAAACCGGTATACGTTCTAAGCCGGAGTATGTCTCCACAAACACTCCCGAATCAAATTACGATCACTGATCGCTCGCCGCTCGAGTTGCAGCAGGAATTAAACCGGATGGGCTATCGCAATCTATATGTGGACGGCGGTAAAACGATTCAAAGTTTTATGCGGGAAAATCTCATTGACGAATGGACTATCACGCGAGTCCCCATTCTGCTTGGTGCCGGCATACCGCTTTTTGACAACACGCTTGAAAAAGAAACTTCTCTTGTTCACATTGCAACACGCATTTTTTCCAATGGCCTTGTACAAAGCACGTATAAAAAACAATAA